Proteins co-encoded in one Cricetulus griseus strain 17A/GY chromosome 1 unlocalized genomic scaffold, alternate assembly CriGri-PICRH-1.0 chr1_1, whole genome shotgun sequence genomic window:
- the LOC113833463 gene encoding protein Tex24-like, translating into MQPSLEEVTQLSHDKKNPEHLPWLANSASECHSPEPKVCLYVVSKRDLPGDSAEDSGNRWTFAGHVGLLKNSPEVITAWEAQAKRRTVSLFSKARKQTEKAPNPVDTKQFLEQEVVVNTKNPSKKWQPQKNPEDQRRDHLEEGDIEGFRQPRGLFRYSRHVAPLEETTFLQGKKIKPHSRHPVQILCPTSFREEGPGEELKPVAPDQDKLEDMKASKEGDAQSQFLWEKTFLEGQARVLDQNLWAEAKPQLLNRRKMQVLEVLAKSNDKEFWVANSRGKIQLSFQDNKQGASGRNTMKQKWQPREEGWDPTIQGTPVALAPKTRMSLPLGKSSITYS; encoded by the coding sequence ATGCAGCCTAGCCTGGAAGAGGTGACTCAGCTTTCTCATGACAAGAAGAATCCAGAACATCTTCCATGGCTTGCAAACTCTGCTAGTGAGTGCCATTCCCCTGAACCTAAAGTTTGTCTGTATGTAGTCTCCAAAAGGGATCTTCCAGGTGACTCTGCTGAAGACAGTGGGAACAGGTGGACATTTGCTGGGCACGTGGGTTTGCTGAAGAATAGTCCTGAAGTAATAACAGCATGGGAGGCCCAGGCGAAAAGGAGAACAGTGTCATTGTTTAGCAAAgccagaaagcaaacagaaaaagccCCAAACCCTGTAGACACCAAGCAGTTCCTGGAGCAAGAGGTGGTTGTGAACACCAAAAACCCAAGCAAGAAATGGCAGCCACAAAAGAACCCGGAGGATCAGAGGCGGGACCATCTGGAAGAAGGGGACATAGAAGGATTCAGACAGCCACGGGGACTTTTCAGATACAGCAGACATGTTGCTCCTCTTGAAGAAACTACGTTTTTGCAGGGCAAGAAGATCAAGCCCCATTCTAGACATCCAGTGCAGATACTGTGCCCCACATCATTTAGAGAGGAGGGTCCTGGAGAAGAGCTGAAACCAGTGGCACCGGACCAAGACAAACTGGAAGACATGAAAGCCTCCAAAGAAGGAGATGCACAATCTCAATTCCTGTGGGAAAAAACTTTCCTGGAGGGACAAGCAAGGGTTTTGGACCAGAATCTGTGGGCAGAAGCTAAACCCCAGCTCCTTAACAGGAGGAAGATGCAGGTCTTGGAGGTGTTGGCCAAATCTAATGATAAAGAATTCTGGGTGGCCAACTCCAGAGGGAAAATACAGCTGTCTTTTCAGGACAACAAACAGGGTGCTTCAGGAAGAAACACAATGAAGCAAAAGTGGCAGCCCAGGGAGGAAGGCTGGGACCCCACAATCCAGGGGACCCCAGTCGCTCTTGCTCCAAAGACCAGGATGAGCTTGCCACTAGGTAAATCAAGTATTACGTATTCATAA